The nucleotide window CGAGCGAAGCCGGCAACGATGGAACCGCCTGATCGAACAGGCCCAGCACGAGAAGTGTCGCCAGATAAGTGCCAGCGGCAGCCCCTGGATCGCCACGCTCCAGGCGTCGCAGGGTTGCCTCGGATATCCCTACCCTTTCGCACAGGTCTGCAATGGTAATTCGTTGTCGCAGTCGCTCAGCTCGCAGGACCATTCCCCAGGCGATCAGGCGTTCCCGTACCAGGGTCGGAAGGGCATCAGCATCGGTACTCTTTTTAGGCATCGGTCAATAATAACATCTCCATCCCATCATAGATATTGTTTTACAATGGATAAGCAGCTATCTATGACGGCTGATCTATCGAAGTTTTCCGATCCGCTAGAGGAAACCCTCCTTGCCAAACCAGCCCTGCTGGGCCAGCATGCGGCTTTTTCAACGGGATTCCGATGAACCTGTGGTTCCGCCTGCTGTACCTGCTGATCAGCACTCCGTTCCGTCCGAAGCTGGCCGCGCCGCACGGCGTCTCGCGCCTGGACTTCCGGGTCTGGTTCAACGACCTCGACACGAACGGCCACGTCAACAACGGCCGCTACTGGACACTGTTCGACCTGGGCCGCACCGACATCATGCTGCGCATGGGGCTATTGGGCGCGGTGTTGAAGAACAAGTGGACACCGATCGTCGGCGGCGGCGCGATCCGCTTCCGGCGCGAGCTGCGGCTGTTCCAGCCCTTCGTGCTGGAAACGCGGATCGCCGCATGGACGGAAAATCGCGTGGTGTTCGAACAGCGCATCCTGTCCGACGGCGATGTGGTGGCGACGCGGGCGCTGGTGCTGGCCGGCCTGTACTCCCGCAAGGCGCGAGGCTTCGTGCCGATCGAAACGATCTTCAGCAGCGTGGGCGTGACGGGCGTGCAGTCGCCACCGCTCGATGGCGCGGTGCAGGCGATGCTGGACCTGGATGCGGCAATGAAGCTGAACGCGGATTGAGACCGCTGGCTAGCTCTGCGGCCGTAGCCCGATGCGGAGCAAGCCGCTGCCATCTTCCCGATACCCGAGCCGTTCGAACATCCGCCGTGCCCGCGCATTTTCCGGCGCGACGTCCGCCAGCAATGCGTGCAGCCCCAGTACCCCTGTGGCATACGCCGTCAAGACGGCAAGCGCTTCCGCCATGTGCCCCCTGCCCCAGGCCGAGCGCCTCAGCAGGCACCCGACCTGCGCAGCGCGGCCGGCCGCATCGAAGCTGTGCAGGCCGCACGTGCCGATCAATTCGCCGCCATCGGCCAGCACGATGGCCCACTCCAGCGACTGGCCACTGGCCAGCAGGCGGCGCACGCTGGCCAGCATCTGTCCGACCGTGGCCAGGTCGGGAAACGGGTCTTCGTCCGTATAACGCATGACGAGCGGATCGGCATAAATGGCGAAGAGCGCCGCCGCATCCTGTTCGCCCATGGGCCGCAGCGCGACGTGTTTGCCTTGCAGGACCGGCAACGCTGCGGGAAGGTGCAGTTCGTTCATCTCAGGACAGTGCCGCCCGCGCCGCCTGCCAGCCCCACCACGACGCTTCCTCGAATACCGAAAACCCGGACAGGTCCGAGTGCGCGAACAGCACCGGCCCGCTGGCATCGCGCAGCGCCTGCACGCCGGGATTGGACAGGAAGCCCGGCAGCGGCGCGGCCATCGCATGGGCGCGCAGCGTGATGTCGGCACGCTGCACGCAGCCGTCGAACGCATCGCCGTAGGCGGCGCGCAGGTCGACGGTGGCCAGCGCCAGCAGTTCCTCGGGCGCGGCGGACTGCATCCACTTGCGCGCTTCGCGCGGATCGCGGTCGGCCAGCGCCACATAGCTGGTGAAGACCGTTTGCGCCGGCGGCGTCTGGCGAATGTCCTGGTGGGTGGACACCACGTAGCCCAGGCCCTGGGTGCCATGCACCACGTTGTCCCATGACAGCGGCGCTTCCGGCAGCTCTTCGGGGAAACGCTCCAGCAGGAAGTTCGTCACCAGCCAGGGCGCGTACGCCGGCATGTGCCGGGCCGGATCGAAACCATGGCTGGCGATGTCGTCGACGACATGGCTGGCCACGAACAGCGGCATCGCGCAGATGGCCTTGCGGGCCCGCACCAGGTAGGTACGCGGCTTGCCGTTTTCCAGCACGAAGCACAGCGCCTCGGCGCGCCCGTCCACGGCCTTCACGGAGGCCACCGTGCCGGCCCGCCGCTGCGCGCCGGTGCGTTCGGCCAGCTTCTCCGCCAGCGGTTGCAGGCCGCCGGGCCATGTCAGCCAGGCGCCGCCCTCGGCATTGGCGGCTTCGCCGCCGCGCGCGCAAAAATAATGCAGGCCCGCCCAGGCCGAGACGCGATCGACGCCGGTGCCATAGTCGTCGCGGCAGCAATAGTCGAGGTACCACAGCAAGGTTGGCGCCCGGTAGTTGTTCTGTTCCAGCCAGGTCTTGAACGTGATGGTGTCGAGCCGGCGCCAGGCCGGATCGTTCGAGGCATGCGCGGCCGGCAGCGTGAAGATCTTGCGGCGGTCCGCGCCGCGCATGCCATGCAGCTTTTCCATCTCGGCGTTGAAGCGCGCATGCTCGGCCAGTTCCGCCTGCGGCACGCCGGCGCGCGGCGTGATGCCTTCGTGCCACTTGCCGCCGTACAGCAGCCGTTCATGGGGCGCGTGCAGGATCAGCTTTTCATCGTAATGCGGCTTCGGGCCGTACGGATCGCGCGTGATGATACCCAGGTCGTACAGCAGGTGCCGCACGTGCAGGCATTCCTGCGGCGGGATCGGCAGGTAGTGCGCGCCGGTCGGATAGGCCAGCGCGCCATAGGCGCCGCCGGCCGCGTTGCCGAACGGTTCCGGACCATCGACCATCAGCACGTCCTCGATCCCCTCGCGGCGCAGCTTCCACGCGGCGGTCAGGCCGGCGATGCCGGAACCGAGCACCGCGACGTCGGCCTCGATGACTTCCGATGGCGCGGGCAGCGCCTGGCGGTCGCGCACAAGGTGGCCTTCGGCGCGGCCGGGGTAATGGAGTGCGGGCTTGATTTCGCGCCAGCGCCCATAGGCGGCGATGCCCGCGGCGGCGGCGGCACCGCCGGCCCCGAGAGCGGCGGTCCAGCGCAGGAATGAACGGCGTTCCATGGTGTCCTCAGCGGATCGTGCGGTGCCAGTCCTGCTCGAACTCGTGCACCAGGGATTGGGTATTCAGGCGGTTCGGCGCCATCTTCAAGGGCTGCATGTCCGGCGGGAAGGTGAACATCGCCGCCGTCGTGGCACCGTTCAGGAAGCGCATCGGCAGCCGGTACGAGGCCGGCGGCGTGTAGACGCCCTGCGGCGACGCGAGGATGAAGCCCCATTCGCCGAAGGATGGCACATACAGGTGGTAAGGGTGGGTTCGCAAGCCCACTTCGCGCAGCGTGGCATCGATGGTCCAGAACGCGTGCGGCGCGAAGTACGGCGAGGTCGACTGCACCACCACCAGGCCATTGGCCGCCAGGTGGTGCCGCAGCATGCTGTAGAACGGCACCGAATACAGCTTGCCGAGCGCGAAGCTGGACGGGTCGGGGAAATCGACGATGACGGCATCGAACATCTCGCCGGTGTCGCGCAGCCACACGGCCGCATCGGCGTTGATCACTTTGACGCGCGGGTCCGACAGCGCCCCGTGGTTCAGCGCGGCCAGTTCGGCGCGCGACTTGAACGCGGCGGTCATCGCCGGGTCCAGGTCGACCAGCGTCACCTGTTCGATGTTCTTGTAGCGCAGTACTTCGCGCGCCGCGAGGCCGTCGCCGCCACCCAGCACCAGCACGCGCCTGGCCCACGGCAGGCGTTCCAGCGCCGGGTGGACCAGCGCTTCGTGGTACCGGTATTCATCGCGCGACGAGAATTGCAGGTTGCCGTTGATATAGAGCCGTGTGTCGTCCTTCCAGCGCGTGATCACGAGGCGCTGGTAGGGTGTGCTGGTGGCGTACACGATCTCGTCGCCGAACAGCGAATGTTCGCCGAAGTGGGTCAGCCGGTCGGCACTGGCAAAGCCGAAGCCCAGCGCCACCAGCACGCCGCAGGCCCGCAGGGTGCGGCCGGCGAGGTGCGTCAGCTCGGCGCGGAACACATGGATGGTCCACAGCGCCACGCCGATATTGAGCATGCCGAACAGGTAGCCGGTGCGCACCAGGCCCAGGTACGGTGCCAGCACCAGCGGGAACAGCAGCGACACGGCCAGCGCGCCCAGGTAGTCGAACGTGAGCACGCGGCTGACGATATCGGCGAACGCGGTCTGGCGCGCGTTCAGTGCCCGCATCACCAGCGGCACTTCCATGCCGACCATCGCGCCGATCATGAACACCAGCACGTACAGCAGCAGCCGGAATGAGGCCGCCGACCACGAGAACGTCAGGAACAGCAGGGCCGCGGAGACGCCGCCGATCAGGCCGATGGCCAGTTCGACGTCGACGAAGCGCGCCAGCACCTGCTCGTCCTTCACGTATTTCGACAGGTGGGCGCCGACACCCATGGCGAACAGGTAGCAGCCGATGATGGTGGAAAACTGCAGTACCGAATCGCCCAGCAGGTAGCTGGACAGCGCGCCGGCGATCAGTTCATACGCCAGGCCGCAGGAGGCGACCACGAACACGGACAGGATCAGAATCTTTTTGGTCATTGCCCCGCGCCTGGATTATCATGTTCCGTTTGAAAGTTTGCCACTATAGACCATGTTCGCCGTCGCCAACTACCTGATCCACCTGTGCATCGCCGCCGCGCTGCTGGCCGTGTTCTTCAAGGCTTACACGTGGATGACGCCGTACGACGAAGTCCACCTGATCCGGCAAGGCAACCATGCGGCGGCCCTGTCGCTGGGCGGCGCGCTACTGGGCTTTTCGCTGACCATCGCCTCGGGGCTGCTGCACACGCGTAACTACCAGGAATTCTTTGCCTGGGTGTTCGGCGCGATGATCGTGCAGGCGCTGGCCTATGCGGTGACCACGCGCGCACTGAAGATGGCCAAGGACCAGATCGAGGCGGGCAACAGCGCCTTCGGCGGCCTGCTCGGCACCATTTCCCTTTCCATCGGCGGCATCAACGCCGCCTGCATTTCCTGAGGAGTCCATGATGGGTATCGGCAGCTTTATCAAGAAACAGTTCATCGATGTCCTGCAATGGAACGAGGACCAGGAAGGCGTGCTGGCCTGGCGCTACCCGATGCAGGATTTCGAGATCCAGAACGGCGGCGTGCTGGTGGTGCGCGAATCGCAGGTGGCGGTGTTCGTCAACGAGGGCCAGATCGCCGACGTGTTCGGCCCCGGCACGCACAAGCTGACGACGCAGACGCTGCCCGTGCTGACCAACCTGAGGAACTGGGACAAGCTGTTCGATGCGCCGTTCAAGTCGGACGTGTACTTCTTCAGCACGCGCGTGCAGACCGGCCGCAAGTGGGGCACGCCGCAACCGGTGACAATCCGCGACAAGGATTTCGACATGATCCGGGTGCGCGCCTTCGGCATGTATTCGTATCGCGTGGCGGACGCCCGCAAGTTCTTCACCGAGATCAGCGGCACCCGCGACACGTACACGCGCGATGAAGTGGAAGACCAGCTGCGCGGCATCCTGCTGTCGACGATGGCCAGCTCGATCGGCGGCTCGAACGTGGCCTTCCTCGACATGGCGGCCAACCAGGCGCTGATGGCGCAGGAAATCAAGGGCGACCTGGCCGATGCGTTCGCGCGCTACGGCATCGGCCTCGATGAATTCAACGTGGCGTCCGTGAGCCTGCCGGACGAATTGCAGCGGGCGCTGGACGACCGCATCTCGGCCGGCATGAAGGGCGGCCTGTCGGCCGACAAGATGGCCGGTTTCACCCGCTACCAGACCGCCACCGCGATCCCGCTGGCGGCGCAGAACGAAGGCGGCATCGCCGGCATCGGCGCGGGGCTGGGCGCCGGCGTGACGATCGGCCAGGCGATGGGCCAGGCGGTCGGCGCTTCGCTGACGCCTGTCGCGCCGCAAGCGGCCCCCGCCCCCGTGCAGGCCGCGCCGGCGCCGGTGGCGCCACCGGCCGAGGAATCGATCGAGGGCCGCCTGCAAAAGCTCAAGGGCCTGCTGGACAAGGGCCTGATCTCCGCCGCCGACTATGACAGCACGAAAGCCGAGCTGCTGAAGAAACTGATCGGCTGACGCGGGCCGCGCATTGATCACTGCTTCCTGCCCCAACTGCGGCGCCGAAGTGCGCTTCCGCTCGCATGCGGCCGTGATGGCCGTGTGCGAGTTCTGCCGCACCGGCGTGCTGAAGGATGCCGGCAGCGTACGTGACCTCGGCAAAATTTCGGAGGTGCTGGAAGACTATTCGCCGATCCAGCTCGGCACGTCCGGCACGTGGGCCAAGCGGCCCTTTACCGTCATCGGGCGCCTGCAGCTGCGCTACGAGGCCGGTTTCTGGAACGAGTGGTACCTGCTGTTCGACGATGGCCAGGCGGGCTGGCTGGGTGACGCCTCGGGCCAGTTCACGATCACGCTCGAACGGCGCCTGGAAGGCCCGCTGCCCGCCTTTGGCGAGCTGCGCGCCGGCCAGTATGTGATGGTCGCCGGCGAGCGCTGGATGGCGGCGGACGTGCGCACGGCGCGCTGCACCGGCGGCCAGGGTGAACTGCCGTTCCGCGTGACCGACGGGTGGCAGGCGAAAGTGGCGGACCTGCGCGGCGGCGGCGCTTTCCTCACGCTGGACTATTCCGACGGCGACCGGCCGCTGGCCTACGGCGGCGTGCCGGTGACGCTGGACAGCCTGCGCCCGCAATTGCTGCGCGACGAGCAGGAGATCGCCCGCACGGCGGGCCGCTTGCGGGGCAAGGTCCAGGCACTCGATTGCCCGTCGTGCGGCAGCGGCATCAAGTACCTGCCGGGCATGACGGCGAACCTGGTGTGCCCGGCCTGCAGCGCGCAGCTCGACGCAGCCAGCCCGAAGATCGAAGTGCTGCGCGCCGGCGAGCGGGTGGAGGCCGAGCCGACCACGCTGCCGCTGGGTGCCGAGGGCAAGCTGGGCAGCCAGAGGCTCACCGTGATCGGCGTGATGCGCCGCGAAGATGACGAGGGCACCGGGTGGACCGAATACCTACTGTACGGAAGCCGGGCCGGCTTTACCTGGCTGGTGGAGACGGACGATGGCTGGCAGCGCTCCGACGCGATGGACGTGTGGCCCGACTGGCGCGGCGAGTCGGCAATGCTCGACAACGTCTCGTACCGGTGGCTGTATGACTATCCTGCCCGCGTGACGTTCGCCGCCGGTGCATTCAACTGGCGCGTGGAAGTGGGCGATGTCATGGAGGTCCAGGAATTCCAGTCGGGCCAGGTCACGCTGGCGGCCGAACGCGGCGCCAGCGAGATCACCTGGTCGCGTTCCACACCCGTGGCGTTCGACCAGCTGAAGGCCTGGTTCCCCGCCGTATTGAAGGCAACACCGCCGCCGCCACCGCGCACGCCGGGCACGCTGGCCAGCACCACCCGCTACCGCAGCTCGGCCAAGTTCCTGATCATCGCGGCCGGCGTGCTGAACGCGATCCCGCTGATGGCCAATTTCGGCGGCACGGTCGCCTTCACGGTGCTGGCCGGGCTGGCGCTGTACCTGCCGGCGATCTTCCTGGATAACAACGACAAGCCATGAAGAAGTTCTGGATCTACGGCATTGCCGTCGTCTTCGTCTCGACCGTACTCAGCTGGACCAACATGGGGCCCAGGACGGGCGGCTTCGCGCGGACCTACGGCGGCGGCTCCACCTGGTCGTCGAACACGGGCGGCGGCGGCTGGGGCGGTGGTGGCGGGGGCCATAAGTGAGTGCTTACAAGGCCGAGGGAACCCATCTGTTGGCGGACTTGTCCGGTATCGCACCCGACCAGCTGACGAGCTGTGCCCGCATCGAAGCGCTGCTGCGTATGTCGGCGCAAGCGGCCGGCGCGCACATCCTGCACAGCCATTTCCACGGCTTCGGCCCCGGGCTCGGCGTGACCGGCGTCGTGCTGCTGGCTGAATCGCACATCTCGATTCATACCTGGCCCGAGCAGCAATTCGCCGCGGTCGACATCTTCATGTGCGGTGCCGCTGCGCCGCAGCGCGCGCTGGACGTGCTGCGCACGGCGCTGGCGCCTGCGCACTGCCGCGTGCGCACGGTGCAACGCTGTGCGGTTGACGAAGCCATCACGGAATGAGAAACTTGCAGTTCCACTAACGCCTACAGGAGACAAGCATGAACGCCACGGACATTGCCTTCCTGTCGGCCGCGTAACAGCGCTGGACTTCGCCTGATTCCCCGGTTCTCATCCCGGTTGTAATCTTCCCGGTGTTCCCGGCGCCTGTCGCGCCGACCTTCCCCTTCGACGTTGCCGCCCGAAGCCACTAGCTTTGCGCGCGGCTTGTGCTCGCGCCTGCCGCGAGCTGTGAACTCATGGGAACACCACCATCATGCTGCACATCGACATCGATGTTTTACGCACTATCGGACTGAACAACCTGACCGCCGGCCACCTGGCGGCACTGGATACCACGCCAACCATGCGCCCGATGCGCATCGCCGCCATCCATGGCGAATGGATGACCGTGCACGACGGCCATGCCGACCGGCAGGCGCGTGCCCTGCCCCGCCTGCTGTCGGCCCTGGCCGACGACGAAGACGCGCTGGCGGTGGGCGACTGGGTCGCTGTCGACGACCTGGACGGCGAACACTGGATCGCCTTGCGAGCCGCCCCGCTGACGCAGGTCGCGCGCCGTGCCAACGATGGCCGCCGCCAGGTATTGGCCAGCAATATCGATACCGCGTTGCTGGTCATGGGCCTGGACCTCGACTTCAACCTGCGCCGGCTGGAGCGGTATATCGCCGTGGTGCAAAGCGCCGATATCGCGCCCGTGGTGGTGCTGACCAAGGCCGATATCGCCACGGAGGTGGACGAGAAAGTGGCGGAGGTCCAGCGCCGGCTGCCGGCCGGGATCGCCGTGCTGGCGATCAATGGCTTGAGCGGCGCGGCTGCCGCAGCCTTGCAACCGTGGCTCGGGGCGGGTCAGACCTTGTGCCTGCTCGGCGCGTCGGGCACCGGCAAATCGACGCTGACCAATACGCTGACCGCTGCGTTGAACGATGCGCCAGGCACCGGCGTCCAGGAAACCAGCGTCACGCGCAAGGGCGATGGCCGCGGCAGGCACACGACCACCGCGCGTTCGCTGCACCGCTGCACGGGCGGCGCCTGCATCGTCGATACGCCGGGCCTGCGCACCTGGCGGCCGGACGCCGACGAGAAGACGCTGGCCGCCACGTTCGACGATATCGCCGACCTGGCGCAGCACTGCCAGTTCCGCGACTGCCAGCATGGGCTGGAACCGGGTTGCGCGGTGCGCGCGGGCGCCGATCCGGACCGGCTGGCCAATTACCACAAGCTGTTGCGCGATGCCCGGCGGGGCGCGCAGACGCCGCTGGACCGGATTGCCGAACGGGCGAAGTGGAAGGTGATCGTCAAGTCCGCGCAGCGGCGCCAGCGCGAGAAGGGAAGATAAGGGGGAGCGATGGCGGCGCGTGCCGGCCTGCCGCCACGGCAAAGCCGGCGTTCGGGAACGCTACTTCTCCTGGAGCGTCGCCTCGATGTTGTTGCCGTCGAAGTCGAGGATGTAAGCGCTGTAGTAGTGGCCCGAGCCCACCCGCAAGCCGGGCGGGCCGTGGTCTTCGGCACCGTGTTCCATCGCCGCCGCGTAGAACTTGTCCACGGCGGAGCGATCGGGGGCGGCGAAGGCGATATGGATCGGCGCATTGCCGGCCTGGTGGCCGGCACGCCAGTACGTGGGGATCTCGGAGCCCAGCCAGATGAACGGCTGGCCTCCCTCGGCAGCGTAGATGGCCCAATCCATGTCGGTTTCGGTGCGACGGATTCCCAGCGGCGCCAGGCAGGCGTCATACAACGCCGCGCTGCGCGTGAAATCCGTCACGACAATACCGAGATGATGAAACATGCGCTGCTCCTGGAGTCAGAGAGACCAGCCTATCATTGTCGACCGCTCTCTGGCGCGCGCAAGCGCCGCGGCACGTCAGAAGTGCCGCGAATAGCCCAGCGACAGGGCGCCGAAGCGGCGCCGTTCGTAGTCCACGGCCACGTCGCCACCGCGCTCCGGCGCCGGCAAGGCCAGCCATGTGTATTGCAGCGACAGCGCCTGCCCGGGCGCAACGCGGTATTCCAGGCCGGCGCGCAACTGCCATGCGAATCCGCTTTTCGACGCGGGACCGAAACAGCGGCAGTTGAAACTGCCCAGCGCCAGGTCCGGCAGCTTGACGCGCCCCCAGCCGATCCCGCCGCCGACAAAGGTGCCCAGCGATTCGGACAGCCGGTCGGTGCGGTAGGCATTGGCGAACACGGCATCGTAGTGGCCGCGCGCATCGGCCGCCTCGGTCACGGGCCCCAGCGCCAGCTGCTCGACGCGCAGCGCGCCCCGTTCGTATTCCAGTTCGTAGCGCGCGTGTTCGGTGGCATGCCCCACCTGGATGCCGCCATGCAGGCCGCGCTTCAGTTCGGCCCGGCCGTCGAAAGCCACGCCGCCGCCGAAATCGACGCGGGCATCCCAGTGGTCCAGCGTATTGGCGCCCAGGTGGGCGCCCCAGTAGCGGTAAGACTGCGGGTAAGACTGGGCAGTTGCGGTCGCGGCACCCAGCGCCCCGGCCGCAAGCATAGCCACGACAACCGCCGCGTGCACGGAGCGATACTTCATTCGTTTCATGTGCCTCCCGACATTGACTCGATCAGTTGGTGAACACGGTACCGAACGCGGCGTTCAGCTCGGCGGCCGTGGCGGCCGAGCCGTGCGCGATGCCGATCACCGTGACCTGTTCAAAATAATTCTGCTCGACGGCATCGATGAAGCCCGCCGCGCTGCTCGACTGGTAGCTTGCCGCCAGTTGCTGCACCAGGGCCTGCACCGACGCGTTGTCCTGGTTGGCCACAAGGTACCCTTCCGCGTCGAAATCGAACGCGTTGGTGGTCGTCGCGGCAAACTTCGCGCCGCGGTCGGTGTAGCCCTGTGCCGCCAGGCCCAGGCTTGCCGCGTCGTCCAGCGACACCAGCTGGGTCTGGCCGCGCGCATCCTGGTACAGGTGGAATTGCGTGCCGATACCGCTGCCGGCCGCCGCGGCCGTGAAGCCGCCCGCCCCGGCCACCGCGCCATAGCATGCATAAGGCAGCGCCTGGCCGGCGGCCGCGAAAGTCCAGTCCTGCGTGAACGGCTGGTAATACGCCGTCATCTGCTGCCCGCCCGGCATTGCGTCGAACGCCACGCCTTCGAACGCGTTGCCGGCCACGGCCGCCTTCTGCGCCGCCTCGGCGGCACTGGCCGTGTAGTACCGGTCGCCGCCGGCCAGGACGATGCTGTAGACCTGGTGGTCCGGCGTATCGAACGCCAGCATGCCCGGGTCGACGATGGTGCCGTTGACGAGCCCATCTTCGTCGCCCCAGCCGCCATCCGTCAAGGTGAGCACGATACGATCGGTGCGGCCGTCGCGGTTCAGGTCCACCAGCGTGGCGCCGTTGTCCATCGTGTCCAGGCGGCCGTCGTCCAGGAAGCTGTAATAGCTTTGCGTGGCGCTGTCGAACTTGAGGAAATTGTTCGCCAGCGAACCGCCGCCCGCCAGGTCGATGACGACCCGGGTCTGCAGGCCTTCGCGCGTCGCGTCGAGGTCGGGCAGGCTGGCCACGCCCTCTTCCGCCG belongs to Pseudoduganella albidiflava and includes:
- a CDS encoding helix-turn-helix domain-containing protein, which translates into the protein MPKKSTDADALPTLVRERLIAWGMVLRAERLRQRITIADLCERVGISEATLRRLERGDPGAAAGTYLATLLVLGLFDQAVPSLPASLGTATGQRVRHGKLERGEGDGDYF
- a CDS encoding acyl-CoA thioesterase; translation: MNLWFRLLYLLISTPFRPKLAAPHGVSRLDFRVWFNDLDTNGHVNNGRYWTLFDLGRTDIMLRMGLLGAVLKNKWTPIVGGGAIRFRRELRLFQPFVLETRIAAWTENRVVFEQRILSDGDVVATRALVLAGLYSRKARGFVPIETIFSSVGVTGVQSPPLDGAVQAMLDLDAAMKLNAD
- a CDS encoding GNAT family N-acetyltransferase; this encodes MNELHLPAALPVLQGKHVALRPMGEQDAAALFAIYADPLVMRYTDEDPFPDLATVGQMLASVRRLLASGQSLEWAIVLADGGELIGTCGLHSFDAAGRAAQVGCLLRRSAWGRGHMAEALAVLTAYATGVLGLHALLADVAPENARARRMFERLGYREDGSGLLRIGLRPQS
- a CDS encoding FAD-dependent oxidoreductase, whose protein sequence is MERRSFLRWTAALGAGGAAAAAGIAAYGRWREIKPALHYPGRAEGHLVRDRQALPAPSEVIEADVAVLGSGIAGLTAAWKLRREGIEDVLMVDGPEPFGNAAGGAYGALAYPTGAHYLPIPPQECLHVRHLLYDLGIITRDPYGPKPHYDEKLILHAPHERLLYGGKWHEGITPRAGVPQAELAEHARFNAEMEKLHGMRGADRRKIFTLPAAHASNDPAWRRLDTITFKTWLEQNNYRAPTLLWYLDYCCRDDYGTGVDRVSAWAGLHYFCARGGEAANAEGGAWLTWPGGLQPLAEKLAERTGAQRRAGTVASVKAVDGRAEALCFVLENGKPRTYLVRARKAICAMPLFVASHVVDDIASHGFDPARHMPAYAPWLVTNFLLERFPEELPEAPLSWDNVVHGTQGLGYVVSTHQDIRQTPPAQTVFTSYVALADRDPREARKWMQSAAPEELLALATVDLRAAYGDAFDGCVQRADITLRAHAMAAPLPGFLSNPGVQALRDASGPVLFAHSDLSGFSVFEEASWWGWQAARAALS
- a CDS encoding polyamine aminopropyltransferase, with translation MTKKILILSVFVVASCGLAYELIAGALSSYLLGDSVLQFSTIIGCYLFAMGVGAHLSKYVKDEQVLARFVDVELAIGLIGGVSAALLFLTFSWSAASFRLLLYVLVFMIGAMVGMEVPLVMRALNARQTAFADIVSRVLTFDYLGALAVSLLFPLVLAPYLGLVRTGYLFGMLNIGVALWTIHVFRAELTHLAGRTLRACGVLVALGFGFASADRLTHFGEHSLFGDEIVYATSTPYQRLVITRWKDDTRLYINGNLQFSSRDEYRYHEALVHPALERLPWARRVLVLGGGDGLAAREVLRYKNIEQVTLVDLDPAMTAAFKSRAELAALNHGALSDPRVKVINADAAVWLRDTGEMFDAVIVDFPDPSSFALGKLYSVPFYSMLRHHLAANGLVVVQSTSPYFAPHAFWTIDATLREVGLRTHPYHLYVPSFGEWGFILASPQGVYTPPASYRLPMRFLNGATTAAMFTFPPDMQPLKMAPNRLNTQSLVHEFEQDWHRTIR
- a CDS encoding DUF350 domain-containing protein, producing MFAVANYLIHLCIAAALLAVFFKAYTWMTPYDEVHLIRQGNHAAALSLGGALLGFSLTIASGLLHTRNYQEFFAWVFGAMIVQALAYAVTTRALKMAKDQIEAGNSAFGGLLGTISLSIGGINAACIS
- a CDS encoding SPFH domain-containing protein — translated: MGIGSFIKKQFIDVLQWNEDQEGVLAWRYPMQDFEIQNGGVLVVRESQVAVFVNEGQIADVFGPGTHKLTTQTLPVLTNLRNWDKLFDAPFKSDVYFFSTRVQTGRKWGTPQPVTIRDKDFDMIRVRAFGMYSYRVADARKFFTEISGTRDTYTRDEVEDQLRGILLSTMASSIGGSNVAFLDMAANQALMAQEIKGDLADAFARYGIGLDEFNVASVSLPDELQRALDDRISAGMKGGLSADKMAGFTRYQTATAIPLAAQNEGGIAGIGAGLGAGVTIGQAMGQAVGASLTPVAPQAAPAPVQAAPAPVAPPAEESIEGRLQKLKGLLDKGLISAADYDSTKAELLKKLIG
- a CDS encoding DUF4178 domain-containing protein; the encoded protein is MITASCPNCGAEVRFRSHAAVMAVCEFCRTGVLKDAGSVRDLGKISEVLEDYSPIQLGTSGTWAKRPFTVIGRLQLRYEAGFWNEWYLLFDDGQAGWLGDASGQFTITLERRLEGPLPAFGELRAGQYVMVAGERWMAADVRTARCTGGQGELPFRVTDGWQAKVADLRGGGAFLTLDYSDGDRPLAYGGVPVTLDSLRPQLLRDEQEIARTAGRLRGKVQALDCPSCGSGIKYLPGMTANLVCPACSAQLDAASPKIEVLRAGERVEAEPTTLPLGAEGKLGSQRLTVIGVMRREDDEGTGWTEYLLYGSRAGFTWLVETDDGWQRSDAMDVWPDWRGESAMLDNVSYRWLYDYPARVTFAAGAFNWRVEVGDVMEVQEFQSGQVTLAAERGASEITWSRSTPVAFDQLKAWFPAVLKATPPPPPRTPGTLASTTRYRSSAKFLIIAAGVLNAIPLMANFGGTVAFTVLAGLALYLPAIFLDNNDKP
- the speD gene encoding adenosylmethionine decarboxylase; translated protein: MSAYKAEGTHLLADLSGIAPDQLTSCARIEALLRMSAQAAGAHILHSHFHGFGPGLGVTGVVLLAESHISIHTWPEQQFAAVDIFMCGAAAPQRALDVLRTALAPAHCRVRTVQRCAVDEAITE
- the rsgA gene encoding ribosome small subunit-dependent GTPase A, which translates into the protein MLHIDIDVLRTIGLNNLTAGHLAALDTTPTMRPMRIAAIHGEWMTVHDGHADRQARALPRLLSALADDEDALAVGDWVAVDDLDGEHWIALRAAPLTQVARRANDGRRQVLASNIDTALLVMGLDLDFNLRRLERYIAVVQSADIAPVVVLTKADIATEVDEKVAEVQRRLPAGIAVLAINGLSGAAAAALQPWLGAGQTLCLLGASGTGKSTLTNTLTAALNDAPGTGVQETSVTRKGDGRGRHTTTARSLHRCTGGACIVDTPGLRTWRPDADEKTLAATFDDIADLAQHCQFRDCQHGLEPGCAVRAGADPDRLANYHKLLRDARRGAQTPLDRIAERAKWKVIVKSAQRRQREKGR
- a CDS encoding VOC family protein, whose protein sequence is MFHHLGIVVTDFTRSAALYDACLAPLGIRRTETDMDWAIYAAEGGQPFIWLGSEIPTYWRAGHQAGNAPIHIAFAAPDRSAVDKFYAAAMEHGAEDHGPPGLRVGSGHYYSAYILDFDGNNIEATLQEK
- a CDS encoding outer membrane protein, whose protein sequence is MKRMKYRSVHAAVVVAMLAAGALGAATATAQSYPQSYRYWGAHLGANTLDHWDARVDFGGGVAFDGRAELKRGLHGGIQVGHATEHARYELEYERGALRVEQLALGPVTEAADARGHYDAVFANAYRTDRLSESLGTFVGGGIGWGRVKLPDLALGSFNCRCFGPASKSGFAWQLRAGLEYRVAPGQALSLQYTWLALPAPERGGDVAVDYERRRFGALSLGYSRHF